The proteins below are encoded in one region of Brachyspira intermedia PWS/A:
- the lpxB gene encoding lipid-A-disaccharide synthase yields MRIFIATGEVSGDIQGALLARKIKELDPNIILDGFGGVEMQKANVNILSDMSTLSTIGIFEGANPKVAFKNLGAFNRLKEYLKNNKVDIMLLVDNQGVNLLLAKYCKTNNIPYMYYFPPHVGIWGAWNAKRLLSAKKIITPFLFDYEVYKKYGCDVMYSGHPFADLNYNKNIPELNMPKKEYTVGVLFGSRNQEIKKLAPVFIKSMKMLNDMLSSNIRFVIPIAYPEYKDPIEKILDSHKNLLENVSYSLLCGDDKDYVYSYSDALIMSSGTASLLAACYGKPMVICYKISFITFFLGKLLTNIKYVGMPNVLLNEEAAPELLQNDCNPNAITSHIIKYLTDKEYYKKVSNNLLRVRETLGEKNVLERIAKEIINS; encoded by the coding sequence ATGAGAATATTTATAGCCACTGGCGAAGTTTCAGGCGACATTCAAGGTGCCTTATTAGCAAGAAAAATAAAAGAGCTGGATCCTAATATAATATTAGATGGTTTCGGCGGTGTTGAAATGCAAAAAGCTAATGTCAATATATTATCTGATATGTCCACTTTATCAACTATAGGAATATTTGAGGGAGCTAATCCTAAAGTTGCTTTTAAAAATCTTGGTGCTTTTAATAGATTAAAAGAGTATTTAAAAAATAATAAAGTTGATATTATGCTTCTTGTAGACAATCAAGGAGTAAATCTATTATTAGCGAAATACTGTAAAACCAATAATATACCATATATGTATTATTTTCCTCCTCATGTTGGTATATGGGGAGCTTGGAATGCTAAAAGACTTCTTTCTGCTAAAAAAATAATTACTCCTTTTTTATTCGATTATGAAGTATATAAAAAGTACGGCTGCGATGTAATGTATAGCGGACATCCGTTTGCAGATTTGAATTATAATAAAAATATTCCTGAATTAAACATGCCTAAAAAAGAATATACTGTTGGAGTTTTATTTGGAAGCAGAAATCAAGAAATAAAAAAGCTTGCTCCTGTATTTATAAAATCTATGAAGATGCTTAATGATATGCTTTCTTCAAATATAAGATTTGTAATACCTATAGCATATCCTGAATATAAAGACCCCATAGAAAAAATTCTAGATAGCCATAAAAATTTATTAGAAAATGTTTCATATTCATTATTATGCGGTGATGATAAAGATTATGTTTATTCTTATTCAGATGCTCTAATAATGTCAAGCGGTACTGCTAGTCTATTAGCAGCATGCTATGGAAAGCCTATGGTTATATGTTACAAAATATCATTTATAACTTTTTTTCTTGGAAAATTGCTTACAAATATAAAATATGTTGGTATGCCTAATGTTCTTCTTAACGAGGAAGCCGCTCCTGAACTTTTGCAAAATGACTGCAATCCTAATGCTATTACAAGTCATATTATAAAATATTTAACTGATAAAGAATATTATAAAAAAGTAAGTAATAATTTGCTTAGAGTGAGAGAAACTTTAGGTGAAAAAAATGTGCTAGAACGTATAGCAAAAGAGATTATAAATTCATGA
- the lpxA gene encoding acyl-ACP--UDP-N-acetylglucosamine O-acyltransferase, protein MSNNIHPTAIISDSAKIADTAEIGPYAIIEGEVSIGENTTIGAHSVIKEYTTIGKNNIIHDHAVIGNLPQDIHFDRKTVSFLEIGDGNEIREFANLHRASKENAKTIIKNNCYIMATGHVAHDCEINDNVIICNGALVAGHVRVEKGAFISGNCVVHQFCAIGQYAMISGMSAVGRDILPFALTAHAGEAIIYKLNLVGMRRAGFTSEQISQAEEAYDMWFNWNKTKQEFLDTYLNDTSLNPIARDIVEFISKARRGITPRKTV, encoded by the coding sequence ATGTCAAATAATATACATCCAACTGCTATAATTTCTGATTCTGCTAAAATTGCAGATACTGCAGAAATTGGACCTTATGCTATTATAGAAGGTGAAGTAAGTATAGGAGAAAATACAACTATTGGAGCACATTCTGTAATAAAAGAATATACAACAATAGGTAAGAACAATATAATACATGATCATGCTGTTATAGGAAATCTTCCTCAAGATATACATTTTGATAGAAAAACTGTTAGCTTTTTAGAGATAGGTGACGGAAATGAAATTAGAGAGTTTGCTAATCTTCATAGAGCATCTAAAGAAAATGCCAAAACTATTATAAAAAATAACTGTTATATAATGGCTACAGGGCATGTTGCTCATGACTGTGAAATAAATGATAATGTTATAATATGTAATGGTGCTTTAGTAGCAGGACATGTAAGAGTTGAAAAAGGTGCATTCATATCTGGAAACTGTGTAGTACATCAATTCTGTGCTATAGGTCAATATGCTATGATAAGCGGTATGTCAGCTGTAGGAAGAGATATACTCCCATTTGCATTAACTGCTCATGCAGGTGAAGCAATTATTTATAAGCTTAATTTGGTAGGTATGAGAAGAGCCGGATTTACTTCAGAACAGATTTCTCAGGCTGAAGAAGCTTATGATATGTGGTTTAATTGGAATAAAACAAAACAAGAATTTTTAGATACATATTTAAATGATACCTCATTAAATCCTATAGCTAGAGATATTGTAGAGTTTATATCCAAAGCTAGAAGAGGAATAACTCCTAGAAAAACGGTTTAA